One Delphinus delphis chromosome 16, mDelDel1.2, whole genome shotgun sequence genomic window carries:
- the NTPCR gene encoding cancer-related nucleoside-triphosphatase isoform X3 — MARHVFLTGPPGVGKTTLIQKVSEVLKSSGVPVDGFYTEEVRQGGRRIGFDVVTLSGARGPLSRIGIGSELPPGKRECCVGQYVVDLTSFEQLVLPVLRNVTKENRNHLLPEIVTCVQSGRK, encoded by the exons gggttGGAAAAACAACGTTGATCCAGAAAGTCAGTGAAGTTTTAAAGTCCTCTGGCGTGCCTGTCGACGGGTTCTATACAGAAGAAGTCAGACAGGGAGGAAGAAGAATAGGGTTCGATGTTGTCACGTTGTCTGGCGCCCGCGGACCTTTATCCAGGATTGGGATTGG GTCAGAGCTTCCGCCTGGAAAGCGTGAGTGCTGTGTTGGGCAGTATGTGGTGGATCTGACTTCCTTCGAGCAGCTGGTGCTTCCTGTCTTGAGGAAT GTCaccaaggaaaacagaaaccacctTCTGCCAGAGATTGTGACGTGTGTGCAGAGTGGCCGGAAGTGA
- the NTPCR gene encoding cancer-related nucleoside-triphosphatase isoform X2: MARHVFLTGPPGVGKTTLIQKVSEVLKSSGVPVDGFYTEEVRQGGRRIGFDVVTLSGARGPLSRIGIGSELPPGKRECCVGQYVVDLTSFEQLVLPVLRNVPEVARGRACVSSTRWGRWSSSVSRSSRPFARCCPPWGLSSLAPSQYPKENRWPSWKR; encoded by the exons gggttGGAAAAACAACGTTGATCCAGAAAGTCAGTGAAGTTTTAAAGTCCTCTGGCGTGCCTGTCGACGGGTTCTATACAGAAGAAGTCAGACAGGGAGGAAGAAGAATAGGGTTCGATGTTGTCACGTTGTCTGGCGCCCGCGGACCTTTATCCAGGATTGGGATTGG GTCAGAGCTTCCGCCTGGAAAGCGTGAGTGCTGTGTTGGGCAGTATGTGGTGGATCTGACTTCCTTCGAGCAGCTGGTGCTTCCTGTCTTGAGGAAT GTCCCAGAGGTGGCCCGGGGCAGAGCGTGTGTGTCATCGACGAGGTGGGGAAGATGGAGCTCTTCAGTCAGCCGTTCATCCAGGCCGTTCGCCAGGTGCTGTCCACCCTGGGGACTGTCGTCCTTGGCACCATCCCAGTACCCAAAGGAAAACCGCTGGCCCTCGTGGAAGAGATAA
- the NTPCR gene encoding cancer-related nucleoside-triphosphatase isoform X1, with the protein MARHVFLTGPPGVGKTTLIQKVSEVLKSSGVPVDGFYTEEVRQGGRRIGFDVVTLSGARGPLSRIGIGSELPPGKRECCVGQYVVDLTSFEQLVLPVLRNAGPRGGPGQSVCVIDEVGKMELFSQPFIQAVRQVLSTLGTVVLGTIPVPKGKPLALVEEIRTRNDIKVFSVTKENRNHLLPEIVTCVQSGRK; encoded by the exons gggttGGAAAAACAACGTTGATCCAGAAAGTCAGTGAAGTTTTAAAGTCCTCTGGCGTGCCTGTCGACGGGTTCTATACAGAAGAAGTCAGACAGGGAGGAAGAAGAATAGGGTTCGATGTTGTCACGTTGTCTGGCGCCCGCGGACCTTTATCCAGGATTGGGATTGG GTCAGAGCTTCCGCCTGGAAAGCGTGAGTGCTGTGTTGGGCAGTATGTGGTGGATCTGACTTCCTTCGAGCAGCTGGTGCTTCCTGTCTTGAGGAAT GCAGGTCCCAGAGGTGGCCCGGGGCAGAGCGTGTGTGTCATCGACGAGGTGGGGAAGATGGAGCTCTTCAGTCAGCCGTTCATCCAGGCCGTTCGCCAGGTGCTGTCCACCCTGGGGACTGTCGTCCTTGGCACCATCCCAGTACCCAAAGGAAAACCGCTGGCCCTCGTGGAAGAGATAAGAACCCGAAACGACATTAAGGTGTTCAGT GTCaccaaggaaaacagaaaccacctTCTGCCAGAGATTGTGACGTGTGTGCAGAGTGGCCGGAAGTGA